The genome window ATATTTTGGGACGGAGGAGTAACTATTTATTTAGTTATACGCGTAAGTTAATTGTTAAAAATATTGTACTATCATAAACATGCCTGAAAATGTAAATGTTGATACGCTTATATAAATTTTAGTGGAACAGAGAAGAATCCGATTTCTTACAGAAAATAGAAAATGCTGATATGCCGGTCAGGGAgcactacagatgagattgttttTTAAGTTTACTAATTACTACATTGGGCCGAAACGTTGAATCGGGTCGGGTCTGCGATGACCCGAATCTGACCAGACACACACTTACTCTGGACCGGGTTTTTTTTTTTTTACATGCGGGGGGTTCTGTTGTTGGTCGGATGGCCCGTGATCAGTCTCTGCACCGAACCGAAGGTGGGCCAGTGGACCGGGCCCAAGACTCACTCAACCCGCTCGTCACGTCACGTCACGTCTTCGCACGGAGAGGCTAGCAACAGCGAGCAAGACGGCCGCCGAGTCTTCCCTAATTCCAGATTGGAAAATGCCCAAATGTTACTGCACGATCAGTTAATATCTAATGACGATGGTAAATAAGGTTGTGATGACGTGTCTCGCTCTCGAGGGATTGGAGATCGATCTTTTTTTTACTTCTCTAATTCCAGATCGGATTCTTGTTGGATTGTTATTAGATGTGTCATGTGTGGCCAGTGTGGGTTGTACCGCGGCGCCTGTCGCTAGCTTGCAGCGATTAGGTTCCCGTCCGTGCCTTCACATCAGTTCGTTTCCGGCGTGCCGTGCGGCGACACCATGATTGCGCAAGGGGGGTGGGGGCACTGCTAAAATTTTGGACAAGCTCCATCGGCTGTACTGTACTCCAcggattattattatggtttttttttcttcttgAACAAAAGATCCTCCCTCTAATTTCTTCACGTGGACGAAAGGTCCTGTTGGTTATGTGGGTCTAGGTAGCATTTCTCGTGTTCTCTTTGAAATTGAATTTTAGACTTTTTTCTGTCTTATACCAAAGCATCATAGGTCTAAAATCCGGTCCTGTTTGCGATCATTCTCGTGTAAGCTACGGTGTTGCCGTGTATACGCGAGAAAGAGGTTCGATTTTTTTTATTTCTTCGCGTGAGCTATTTATATATAGAGGGAGCGACAGAAAACGATAAGaaacagaaaaaaaaaggaaCGCCCCGACGATCGAGCAAAGGGAATCCGTCGGCGTCCGGTCACTGTGCCGGAGTAAACCCTGAATGCTCACGTCTACTGTGTGTGTGGAGCCGCGCGCAGCGCAGCCTTTGAGTTGTGGCTTGTACAGTACGTCTGAAATCAGCTGAAGCATAGGTGCCATTAATTAATTAATCAGATGAGGATTTGGCAAGCATCTCCTCGCAGTCATCACACCAATGCAATTTCAATTCAAGTATTCAAATCGTATGTACATGGAGGAATGAACTCGAAGGGATGGAAGTATGTGGCACgtgtaccaccaccaccaccacgtaCGATGGCATCAAGGAGAAGTCACGGACCGAGAGATGGCTGGCTGGCTGCAGGCATTACCAGGGAGACGACAGACGAGACGTCGTCGTCGCCATTTGTGCATTGCGTGCCGACCTGAGAGAGATCGATCGACGACGAGCCGAGCCGGCCGGGCCGGGGAGAACGGAACGATGCTCGCGCGTCCGTCCCCGCCCGCCCTCCGTCCGTCATCGCAGGTTGTGCAGCGGGTTGGACCCCGTGGGCGCCAGCCGCTTGTCGTCCTCGAACCagtcgccggcggcggcctgCCGGAGCCGCCTCCTCGCGCCGTCGTCGGATGAGCTGGCGGCGCTCCCGCTCCCGGCCCGCCGCCGGTGCCTCGCGTGGCGATACGGCCGGTCGCGGTCGCGCGCCGGCCAGACCGAGACGGCGGCGGCCGCGGCTCTCTCGTGCGGGTCGGTCGTCCAGGACTGgcgagacgacgacgacggcgacgccaGTGCCGGCACGCCGAGCAGCAGCGAGGCCGCCCTCAGCGCCAGCGGGACGAGCGACAGCAGCAGCGCGAGCCTCAGCCACCTGCCGGCGCTCATATCTAGACTAGACGGAGGACGGGGAGGAGGAGATCGGTCTTGGTGCCTGGCCACGAGCGTGGACGACGGCGCGGGCCGGCCGGCCGGGTGACAGCTGACGCGACGCGACGCGAGGCGAGGCGGTATAGATAACGGTAGCACTTAGCACAGGCAGGCCTGGCTACGACTCTGCTGCGACTGCGAGTGAAGTGAGAGAGGGGAATTGAGGGGCGCGAGGCAACCGGGCAAAAAGCATGCAGGAGTGGACTACTTGGGCTTCTGTGCGGCtctgcctctctctctctctccccgaagAAGAATGGCGTGGCGTTTGGCCGCTTGGCGTGTGGTGGTGGTGGCGCTGTAATAATCGGCAATGATGCGACGGGACGACGCGAGCAGCGCAACGGGAACAAGGCGACGACGAGAGCGGGggtgtgggggtgggggtgggggggcGACTCGATCGATTTGACGTGGGCCGGGCGGCGGGACAAAAGGCGCAATGAGTGAGCCCCCTGCGTCGCCTGCCGGCCGCTCGCTGCCGGCGTCGGTGCACACGTCCCCGTCCCTGCTTGTTCTCTTGCCTGTCGCTCGCACCCGCGCCGTGGCACGGCCGGCACCCGGCAGAGgccgcgcccgccgtccctgcggCTGCGCCAAGGCCCAAGGAACCGGATGGGAGTATCCACGACAAGGGCATGCATGCATGTGACGCTGCTTTGACGGCCTCCAGCCGCTGCCGCTCGGTTTgcagcttgttcgctgcggcttgctgcggctgcaatccggctgcggctgcggcttctacagtatttttctctctatggattgcagctgcagcagtccaaacagctgcaacagtgtcggcttgtagccagccgaacacgccctTGGTTGGTTTCGCTCGTACGCCATGGCATGCCGCGACGCGACCCGGTCCGTGTCCGGATTCCGGATGCCCGCCGCATGGCATGTGTGCCTGCCATGTGAGGCGCACGCAGGCAAGCAGGCAGGCAGGACCTTGTCATATCCGCCGGACGTCTCGCAGAACCCAGCGCAGCGTAAGTGCCCTGTCAGGGATCCTTCCCAGTTCCCAAGACCCAAAGGCAAGACAACGTCCGGCCCGGGGCTCGATCAGACGCgacgccctctccctctctcttcagCCTCTGCCTCTCTCAAACACGATGGGCCTTTTCGGTCTGCCGTTATCGGGATCGCCGCCGAAGATCCGCTTCAATTCATAGCACAGCGACCCTTGGCCAACCCTCCCAAAACTGCATCCGCATCCGCTTGGATGGTTGCACTGCTGCGAGTGAGGCACAGGCATCGGGCCGGGCCGTCAagaacaggggagaaaaagacaaGGGAGCTCGTTTCGACCTCCTGCCAGCCTTTGCCATGCATGTGAATGATGCGAGGAGACGCATCGACCAAACAGTAGGGTGCTTGGTGCGAGCGCGACGCCATGGAGGAGGAGCAGCATCCCGCAGCCAGCAGTAGCCAACACCCGCCATCGACCGCTTCCGTCGCCATCACGCTTTTTTACACAACTCGCCATGGACACGCGCGCGCGCACACACGCACCCTTCAGTCTTTACTGCGTTTTCGGTCACTGCCTTGCAACCTGCAGGCTGCAGCTGCCCGCTCGCTTTGCTGTTGCAGGCCTGTCGCACGCGGGTCGGCATCATAGTTCCCTCCCTCCTCTCATCTACATGTACTGTGCCACAAGTACAATTTTTTGGCGCAAAAGTGGGGATACAGTTGGAGAAATTTAGGGAATACCAGTCTAAATCGTCATTTTCGTGCTTGTGAGTTTTTTGCGCCGTGTTTCTCTTCCTCGTTTGAAGCATGCCAGTGAGTTGTGAGAAACCATTCGAGCCCGACACGACATGAAGCAGCACGTAGTGCGGCACTCCCGCATAGTATCATCCCACTGGCGGAAAGAATACGAGCGACCCAACAAGCTATAAAAAAGAGGGGTCATGCTCCTTTTCAACCCGTACTTTTTAACCATCATTTTGAGGGATTCTTGTGCTCATTCCGGAGAGCACCTATGGTGAAATCTTGGCTTGTTGGAGTAGCTGCCTATAGTGGTTCTTACGGTGTTTTTATTATAGACTTGACGTCTGATGCTAATTAGCGCGTAAATCATCAAGCTCAAACTTACCATAACGATGACGCAGGTTGTCGGCAAGTAGTCGAACCTTGGGGACAGTGCCGGTCCTGACATTTTAGAGGTCCGGGACAAGACTTATAATGGAGGCCCTTtgataatctctactacttattatgtTTGTATCGTAGGCGTCCACAGTCCAGGATGGCGCACGGTTCTGCCGTCGCGCTCCCTTGGTCTCCCTCCGCGCTCCATCCGTCCTCCACGCTCGATCCCCGATTCCCGCGGCTTCCATCCTCGAACCCCTGCAGCGGCTCCCATCCTCGAATCCCGCCCGCGGATCAAGCAGTCGCGGTTCCTTCCATCCTCGAATCGAGCAGCTCCATCCTCGAACCCCCGGCAGCGGCTTCCATCCTCGAGCCCCCGCAGCGGCTCCCATCCTCAAATCCCACCTGCGGATCAAGTGGCGGAGGTTGCTTCCATCCTCCTCCCCCTCTTGATCCGCGATTACCTGGAATCGAGGCCGCAATTTGGAAGGTGCCGCAGATGCTGTTGATTTCTTGATTTCTTGCCGTGGAtcccccaccctcctccccaccGCCCGTCATGGAAGGTGCTGCTCTTGATTTCTTGCCGCGGATGGAAGGTGCCACAGATCCCCCACCCTTTCTTGCCGCGGATccccccaccctcctccccaccACTCGTCTTGGAAGGTGCCGCAACATGGAGGCAGCCGGatggcggcggcgggcgggctATGGCAGCGGGAGCTAAAGCTGGGCGGCGAGCTGAAGCTGGTGGTCGACCCAcacaggggcgggggcgcggacgCTGGGGCAGGCGTGCCACCGGTACCGAGACGAGCTGGAGTGATACATGAACTACACGATGGGAGGGGAGTGCCCCTCCGACGAGGCGTCGGCGCAGCGGCTGATGCTCAAGGGGTGTCTTCGGCGTCGCCGCCAGGAATCAGATCGCCATGAATCCCATCAACACTGTCTTCGGTAAGTACAGCAGCATTAATCTTTCGCGGGACATAATACGAATGCCACCTCCTTGATCCCGCCCGCATATTCCTCCCCAGATCTCCTATCCATCGCTGCTGCCCTGCCCAGATTCATGCCCTCCTCGCTCATATCCGACCATGGCATGATTTCCGAAGCTTTAGATCATGTGCGGAAGGTTCTAGAGGCTTCCCGTAGGCCACATCCTCCCTGCTCTTCAATGGGCTTGAGGAGGGGTGTTTCTAGACGCTCTTCAATTGAGGCTTGATCGCGACGAGGCAGGAGCCGTCGATGGTGGCGATGACCCAGCGGCCTTGCCCGAGCGCACACTGTTCAACATCGTGTCCACCACAGAGACCATCATACCGGACTCCGAGGATGTCATCACCATGCACCTCACCAAGGGTGAATGCCACCACCACCAATAGTCCAATAGCAGACCGATTCATCCTTAGTTGGTTGTTAAATTTAAAGTTCACCTTTGTAACTTATTGCTGCTCTGCTCGATTTCGCACATGTTCTCGTCTTGGATTGTACACTGACATTGTGCTCTGCTCACAAGAAAATCGATGAAAGTTGAAACCCTATTCCAGATTTTCAATTATACATTT of Zea mays cultivar B73 chromosome 8, Zm-B73-REFERENCE-NAM-5.0, whole genome shotgun sequence contains these proteins:
- the LOC100277806 gene encoding uncharacterized protein LOC100277806 precursor, translating into MSAGRWLRLALLLSLVPLALRAASLLLGVPALASPSSSSRQSWTTDPHERAAAAAVSVWPARDRDRPYRHARHRRRAGSGSAASSSDDGARRRLRQAAAGDWFEDDKRLAPTGSNPLHNLR